A single genomic interval of Macadamia integrifolia cultivar HAES 741 chromosome 6, SCU_Mint_v3, whole genome shotgun sequence harbors:
- the LOC122081750 gene encoding uncharacterized protein LOC122081750 yields the protein MDEEEIWKCQKHPSKRRTTGVCPLCLRDRLLQLCPNCANVRPCACCTSSSSSSSSSFSHSSIDNPKFRAGIGAVGRVSNLINSEPAFQRSRSNSFNFIRRRPSDKDAVAPTPDLSRGRSSLWSVFKSSSRKTKKSEEEKEEKPQPEQVKMRRSKSVGVSVNPTISSFSEPAGGDSKLKGRSWYFPSPMKVFRQPKTTKVVQEMSPLYRG from the coding sequence ATGGACGAAGAAGAGATATGGAAATGTCAAAAGCATCCGTCGAAGCGACGAACCACCGGAGTTTGCCCTCTTTGTCTCAGAGACCGTCTCCTCCAACTCTGCCCCAACTGTGCTAACGTGCGCCCTTGCGCGTGctgtacttcttcttcttcctcatcgtcctcttccttctctcacTCCTCTATAGATAATCCAAAGTTTAGAGCTGGGATCGGAGCCGTCGGACGCGTTTCAAATCTAATCAACAGTGAGCCTGCCTTCCAACGTTCCAGATCCAACAGCTTCAACTTCATCCGACGGAGACCTTCCGATAAAGACGCCGTAGCACCAACTCCTGACCTGAGTCGTGGCAGATCATCATTGTGGTCTGTGTTTAAGTCTTCTTCGAGGAAGACGAAGAAatcagaggaagaaaaggaagagaaaccGCAGCCGGAACAGGTGAAGATGAGGAGGTCGAAATCGGTAGGAGTTTCTGTAAATCCAacaatttcttctttctctgaacCTGCAGGCGGCGATAGCAAATTGAAAGGGAGGAGTTGGTACTTTCCGAGTCCGATGAAGGTTTTCCGGCAACCGAAGACAACTAAAGTCGTTCAAGAAATGTCTCCTTTGTACAGAGGTTGA